The following are encoded in a window of Pseudalgibacter alginicilyticus genomic DNA:
- a CDS encoding DUF1801 domain-containing protein — protein MNIINQFIKDKIKEEHQPIFSKFRSLIKAKFPTLKEEMRGGTEKYYGVPVYRHNRIIISVSPTLKGITFSFTDGKQFEDKYKLLEGVGKKSLNLRLSDPKDYKDDILEYYILQAIELDNK, from the coding sequence ATGAATATCATCAATCAATTCATAAAAGATAAAATTAAGGAAGAGCATCAACCTATTTTTTCAAAGTTTAGGAGCTTGATTAAAGCAAAATTCCCAACACTAAAAGAAGAAATGCGAGGAGGAACCGAAAAATATTATGGTGTCCCAGTTTATAGACACAATAGAATTATCATCTCCGTGAGCCCTACCCTAAAAGGAATTACCTTTTCATTTACGGATGGTAAACAGTTTGAAGACAAGTATAAACTACTTGAAGGAGTCGGAAAAAAATCATTAAATTTAAGATTGAGTGACCCCAAAGATTATAAAGATGACATACTTGAGTATTATATTTTACAAGCGATTGAATTAGATAACAAATAA
- a CDS encoding VOC family protein, which translates to MKTTILRIVPNIYSNDVEASKKFYTQFLEMKLVMDMGWVLTFASKENPKAQITIIQNTENKPLDNKAIFLSIEVVNIDQWYERAKTQDIEIVYPITTESWGVKRFFVKDPNGATINLLSHCV; encoded by the coding sequence ATGAAAACAACCATTCTAAGAATAGTTCCTAACATTTATTCCAATGATGTGGAAGCAAGCAAAAAGTTTTATACTCAGTTTTTAGAGATGAAATTGGTGATGGATATGGGATGGGTTTTAACTTTTGCATCCAAAGAAAACCCAAAGGCTCAAATCACAATTATTCAAAATACGGAGAACAAACCACTGGATAATAAAGCCATTTTTCTATCCATAGAAGTGGTGAATATTGACCAATGGTATGAACGAGCAAAAACACAAGATATTGAAATAGTTTACCCAATAACAACCGAATCTTGGGGTGTAAAACGATTTTTTGTCAAAGATCCCAACGGAGCAACAATCAATTTATTGTCACATTGTGTTTAG